A single window of Dermacentor albipictus isolate Rhodes 1998 colony chromosome 1, USDA_Dalb.pri_finalv2, whole genome shotgun sequence DNA harbors:
- the LOC139054275 gene encoding uncharacterized protein produces MSSSTYAYYQEEPRTPKRYFNLGVLSCCLGGLLFSAGIILVVLGSSPQEPEALWIAGIVLLLAGGLLFFLGIGSVGLYLAREDRRKREAARARTRNYTSSLRSSDMVLVE; encoded by the coding sequence ATGTCCAGCTCAACGTACGCCTACTACCAGGAGGAGCCGCGCACGCCCAAGCGCTACTTCAACCTGGGCGTGCTGTCTTGCTGCCTCGGGGGACTGCTGTTCAGCGCGGGCATCATCCTGGTTGTGCTCGGCTCGTCGCCGCAGGAGCCCGAGGCCCTATGGATCGCCGGCATCGTGCTGCTGCTCGCCGGGGGACTGCTCTTCTTCCTCGGCATCGGCTCCGTGGGGCTCTACCTGGCCAGGGAGGACCGACGCAAGCGCGAGGCGGCCCGGGCGCGCACGCGGAACTACACCTCCAGCTTGCGCTCCAGCGACATGGTGCTCGTCGAGTGA